Proteins encoded by one window of Crassostrea angulata isolate pt1a10 chromosome 9, ASM2561291v2, whole genome shotgun sequence:
- the LOC128162822 gene encoding melanocortin receptor 4-like has translation MDLPDNLFPFDLNTLPTTLNTTVIPYNINTTGLYTEFLNIINSTTWANLQPQNIHERADDIFNQPENIITLILCFLALAVNILSIAATAHIPHGLTHHSKLIISLAVSDILVTLSVFMHILIKVLVAPVIPPTMDKMEERLTSACMFQFVNSINITAHLISLLNLYAMALDHYISVMQPLHYYHIMNDFRGNLMITILWVIAVIGGFSNFFAGFGKTQKDSFVNFCEYTLYTEYQAEYIVIIMALICLVSILVIYIRIYREVKQINAKCVTLLKDGLHNKKAFRTTLLIIGTFVVCWLPSMTFQIAMIIQVHVNTESVRKLFSTLIRANKYLYALLLVNSLCDPIIYAVRLKEVQHGYFRLLSRCSKFYREKVKEEIYNQSRAALSTRRRSTECTIKILLTDCNWNQSSSGLHRDASASLLCESRSVSDQLSPRQTKSMNFKEGALRQENNELLPLFSNDSESVVDVTSNEQASLSLCTPNGCADQTMNSTKSDISTVTLENGEIQVEMSV, from the coding sequence ATGGATTTGCCTGACAATTTGTTTCCATTTGATCTAAATACTCTGCCAACGACTCTCAACACCACTGTGATCCCTTACAACATTAACACCACCGGCCTCTACACTGAATTCCTCAACATCATCAACTCAACCACATGGGCAAACCTACAGCCACAAAACATCCACGAAAGAGCAGACGACATCTTCAACCAACCGGAGAACATCATCACCTTGATCCTGTGCTTCCTGGCGCTGGCGGTGAACATTTTGTCTATTGCAGCCACCGCACACATCCCCCACGGACTGACCCACCACTCGAAGCTGATCATCAGCCTCGCGGTGTCCGACATCCTAGTCACACTTAGTGTTTTCATGCATATTTTGATCAAGGTCCTGGTGGCGCCGGTCATCCCGCCAACCATGGACAAGATGGAAGAGAGACTGACCTCAGCGTGCATGTTTCAGTTCGTGAACTCGATCAATATCACGGCCCATCTGATCTCCCTGCTCAACCTTTATGCCATGGCTCTTGACCACTACATCTCTGTCATGCAGCCACTACACTACTACCACATCATGAACGATTTCCGTGGGAACCTGATGATCACAATTCTCTGGGTCATTGCAGTGATTGGGGGCTTCTCCAATTTTTTCGCTGGATTTGGCAAAACCCAAAAAGACAGTTTTGTGAATTTCTGTGAGTATACACTTTACACAGAGTATCAGGCGGAGTACATTGTTATAATAATGGCCCTGATCTGCCTGGTTTCGATTCTGGTGATCTACATTCGCATATATCGTGAAGTCAAGCAAATCAATGCAAAATGTGTTACTCTTCTTAAAGATGGCTTGCACAATAAGAAGGCATTCAGAACCACTTTGTTAATCATAGGAACGTTCGTGGTGTGTTGGCTGCCTAGTATGACATTTCAGATAGCCATGATTATCCAAGTTCACGTGAACACAGAATCGGTCCGTAAACTCTTTAGCACCCTGATTCGGGCCAATAAATACCTCTATGCACTGCTACTAGTGAACTCTCTTTGTGATCCTATCATCTACGCTGTGCGACTCAAGGAAGTGCAGCACGGATACTTCAGACTGTTATCCCGCTGTTCCAAATTCTATCGGGAGAAAGTGAAGGAAGAAATTTACAATCAGTCCCGTGCTGCCTTGAGCACAAGAAGGCGTTCTACAGAATGCACAATCAAAATACTCCTCACAGACTGCAACTGGAACCAATCGTCTTCCGGTCTCCATAGAGATGCATCTGCTTCTCTGTTATGTGAGTCCAGGAGTGTCAGTGATCAGCTTTCTCCCAGACAAACTAAAAGCATGAATTTTAAGGAGGGGGCTTTAAGGCAAGAAAATAATGAACTTCTCCCTCTATTCTCAAATGATTCGGAATCTGTTGTGGATGTGACAAGCAATGAACAGGCTTCGCTATCTCTGTGTACACCAAACGGTTGCGCAGATCAAACAATGAACTCTACCAAAAGTGATATTAGTACTGTGACTTTAGAGAATGGAGAGATTCAGGTTGAAATGAGTGTTTAA